One segment of Streptosporangium brasiliense DNA contains the following:
- a CDS encoding response regulator: protein MTEPDETARSTRSGDPIRVLIVDDHALIRRSLEMALAAEADIEVVGEASDGQEAVELADRLTPDVMLMDVRMPRRSGIEAAREIKASVPSTRIIMLTVSDEEEDLFEAIKAGATGYLLKNVQLDEVPEAVRGVHEGQSLINPAMAAKLITEFANMSRKEAERPPQLPVPRLTEREMEVLRLVAKGMNNREIAKQLFISENTVKNHVRNILDKLQLHSRMEAVVYAVRERMLEIT, encoded by the coding sequence GTGACGGAACCCGACGAGACGGCCCGCTCTACCAGGAGCGGTGACCCGATCCGTGTGCTGATCGTCGATGATCACGCGCTGATCCGGCGCAGCCTGGAAATGGCTCTGGCCGCCGAGGCGGACATCGAGGTGGTGGGCGAGGCGAGCGACGGCCAGGAGGCGGTCGAGCTCGCCGACCGCCTCACCCCGGATGTCATGCTCATGGACGTCCGGATGCCCCGCCGGAGCGGCATCGAGGCCGCTCGCGAGATCAAGGCCTCGGTGCCGAGCACGCGGATCATAATGCTGACGGTGAGCGACGAGGAGGAGGACCTCTTCGAGGCGATCAAAGCGGGTGCCACCGGCTACCTGCTGAAGAACGTGCAGCTCGACGAGGTCCCCGAGGCCGTGCGCGGCGTCCACGAGGGGCAGTCGCTGATCAATCCGGCGATGGCCGCCAAGCTCATCACCGAGTTCGCGAACATGAGCCGCAAGGAGGCCGAGCGGCCGCCCCAGCTCCCCGTCCCCCGTCTGACCGAACGGGAGATGGAGGTGCTCCGCCTGGTGGCCAAGGGCATGAACAACCGCGAGATCGCCAAGCAGCTGTTCATCTCCGAGAACACCGTCAAGAACCACGTCCGCAACATCCTGGACAAGCTCCAGCTCCATTCCCGGATGGAGGCGGTGGTCTACGCGGTCCGCGAGCGGATGCTCGAGATCACCTGA
- the hpf gene encoding ribosome hibernation-promoting factor, HPF/YfiA family, whose protein sequence is MDIIVKGRHTGVSDRFRDHVTTKLARIERLDHKLISVDVEVTKESNPRITGQRERVELTIHSRGPAVRAEATADDRFAALDIALGKLEGRLRRLADRRKIHHGNHCPPSLAELAATALAETLEAIPSRPSEEPEPEVEAGPAADLSDDRAIVPIHMEGDGPLVVREKTHRADPMTIDQALLEMELVGHDFYLFRDKESGLPSVVYLRQGYNYGVLRLVEP, encoded by the coding sequence ATGGACATCATCGTCAAGGGTCGGCACACCGGAGTGAGTGACCGATTCCGCGACCACGTGACTACCAAGCTGGCCAGGATCGAGCGTCTGGACCACAAGCTCATAAGCGTCGATGTGGAGGTGACCAAGGAGAGCAATCCCCGGATCACCGGACAGCGCGAGCGGGTCGAGCTCACCATCCACTCCCGCGGTCCCGCCGTCCGGGCCGAGGCCACGGCCGACGACCGCTTCGCCGCACTCGACATAGCACTCGGGAAGCTTGAGGGAAGACTCCGGCGCCTCGCTGACCGACGCAAGATCCACCACGGCAACCACTGCCCCCCCTCACTGGCCGAACTGGCCGCCACCGCCCTCGCGGAGACCCTGGAGGCCATACCCTCGCGGCCGAGTGAGGAGCCCGAGCCGGAGGTCGAGGCCGGCCCCGCCGCCGACCTCTCCGACGACAGGGCCATCGTCCCGATCCACATGGAGGGTGACGGGCCGCTGGTGGTCCGGGAGAAGACCCACCGGGCCGACCCGATGACCATCGACCAGGCACTGCTTGAGATGGAGCTGGTGGGGCACGACTTCTACCTGTTCCGTGACAAGGAGAGCGGCCTGCCCAGCGTCGTATACCTGCGACAGGGCTACAACTACGGCGTGCTGCGGCTCGTCGAACCCTGA
- a CDS encoding ComF family protein, with protein sequence MPTALLDLLLPSRCAGCDAPGALLCPRCAARLHGEPACRMPAPSPPGLPECWSATEYTGAARRAILAYKERGRTALAHPLAGALALTAAAAAGEGPLTLVPVPSARPALRRRGHDPVARLASLAAGYLRAAGWPASVAGVLAQRRRVADQAGLSSLQRAENLALAFVVTDGRKGPQSGSWGGGGPVVLVDDVVTTGATIAEAARALREAGVAVPLAVTVAATRRKRQSSLRDGG encoded by the coding sequence GTGCCGACAGCCCTGCTGGACCTGCTCCTGCCGTCCCGCTGCGCCGGATGCGACGCGCCCGGCGCCCTCCTCTGCCCCCGCTGCGCGGCGCGGCTGCACGGGGAGCCCGCGTGCCGGATGCCCGCCCCGTCCCCGCCGGGCCTGCCCGAGTGCTGGTCGGCGACCGAATACACGGGTGCCGCGCGGCGGGCGATCCTCGCCTACAAGGAACGCGGCCGCACGGCTCTGGCCCACCCCCTCGCCGGCGCCCTGGCGCTGACGGCCGCCGCCGCGGCCGGCGAGGGGCCGCTCACCCTCGTCCCGGTGCCGAGCGCCCGCCCGGCCCTCCGGCGGCGCGGGCACGATCCGGTGGCCCGGCTGGCCTCGCTGGCCGCCGGATATCTCCGCGCCGCCGGATGGCCGGCATCCGTGGCGGGGGTCCTCGCCCAGCGCCGCCGGGTGGCCGACCAGGCGGGGCTGAGCTCGCTCCAGCGGGCCGAGAATCTCGCTCTGGCATTCGTGGTTACGGACGGCCGGAAAGGGCCCCAGTCGGGCTCCTGGGGCGGTGGAGGGCCGGTTGTGCTGGTGGACGACGTCGTCACCACCGGCGCGACGATCGCCGAAGCGGCCAGAGCGCTGCGTGAGGCGGGCGTGGCGGTCCCGCTCGCCGTCACGGTCGCCGCGACACGCCGGAAGAGGCAGAGCAGTCTCCGTGACGGAGGGTAA
- a CDS encoding LpqB family beta-propeller domain-containing protein: MQARTGRRVGAAGLVMMLTCVSTACSVIPTGGRSVAVDNVRNGNPLGDPYARVIAMPPSADWSPEEVVTGFRSAMASVDDPGRDVARKYLTQDFAKEWNPQSGVTVYKQDDKQDEYEKPPPAQEGDKETRVTLKGTVTAMIDQDGRYWPRSRSLNEPFTLVKGPEGWRISAAPDGLLLSEADVDRAYLRVDLYFLDSSWNGLVVDQVRVPIDPTSNFAKSAVERLLKGPSSLLRKAVNSAFRPGTELIGVTTEDNRVVINLTKPVDSDRIGPMSAQLAGTLAELTKGGWGFEVKVDGRPYYSSDAPLTIDAQEHSDFDPWTVPRDVHPYYLAGGALRILGKDNVGQPVQGRAGEKNDTRTSPAISGHKQVAALSADGKKISVAPLVAGGEWQDWVTGDSLTPPSWDRYSTLWTVDRPDDHTSVVMRHDGRQHYRVAAPDLDTVYVKSLKVARDGVHVAVVIKNGLEEQVSIGTVVGREGSTRITDLQPVVNGGDSQTIDDIAWKDGKTLYVLTGKSDLLEASATAEPKTLASDSRIESITALDGSLLAGAEDDNGNRQVLYWNRNSAKWEPMVKDETGSIAFTEKDGPSSPAYPLG; this comes from the coding sequence ATGCAGGCTAGGACAGGACGGCGAGTGGGGGCGGCCGGCCTGGTCATGATGCTGACCTGCGTGAGTACGGCCTGCTCGGTCATCCCCACCGGGGGCAGGTCCGTCGCGGTCGACAACGTGCGCAACGGCAACCCGCTGGGTGACCCGTACGCGCGGGTGATCGCCATGCCGCCGAGCGCCGACTGGTCGCCCGAGGAGGTCGTCACCGGGTTCAGGTCCGCGATGGCGAGCGTCGACGACCCGGGACGTGACGTCGCGCGCAAATACCTCACCCAGGATTTCGCCAAGGAGTGGAACCCGCAGAGCGGGGTGACGGTCTACAAGCAGGACGACAAGCAGGACGAATACGAGAAGCCGCCGCCCGCGCAGGAGGGCGACAAGGAGACCCGGGTCACGCTCAAGGGCACCGTGACGGCGATGATCGACCAGGACGGCCGTTACTGGCCGAGGAGCAGGAGCCTGAACGAGCCCTTCACCCTGGTGAAGGGGCCGGAGGGGTGGCGGATCAGCGCGGCGCCCGACGGGCTGCTGCTGTCGGAGGCCGATGTCGACCGCGCCTACCTCAGGGTCGACCTCTACTTCCTGGACTCGTCGTGGAACGGCCTGGTCGTCGACCAGGTCCGGGTCCCCATCGACCCGACCTCCAACTTCGCCAAGTCGGCGGTCGAGCGGCTGCTCAAGGGGCCCAGCAGCCTGCTGCGCAAGGCGGTGAACTCCGCCTTCCGGCCGGGCACCGAGCTCATCGGCGTCACCACGGAGGACAACCGCGTCGTCATCAACCTGACCAAGCCGGTCGACTCCGACCGGATCGGCCCGATGTCGGCCCAGCTCGCCGGGACGCTCGCCGAGCTGACCAAGGGCGGGTGGGGCTTCGAGGTCAAGGTGGACGGCAGGCCGTACTACTCCTCCGACGCCCCGCTGACGATCGACGCCCAGGAGCACTCGGACTTCGACCCCTGGACGGTCCCCCGCGACGTCCACCCCTACTACCTGGCCGGTGGCGCCCTGCGGATCCTGGGCAAGGACAACGTCGGCCAGCCGGTGCAGGGCCGGGCGGGGGAGAAGAACGACACGCGCACCAGTCCGGCGATCAGCGGGCACAAGCAGGTGGCGGCCCTGTCGGCGGACGGCAAGAAGATCTCTGTCGCGCCGCTCGTCGCGGGCGGCGAGTGGCAGGACTGGGTCACCGGCGACTCCCTCACCCCGCCCTCCTGGGACCGCTACAGCACCCTGTGGACGGTCGACCGGCCCGACGACCACACCTCGGTGGTGATGCGGCACGACGGCAGGCAGCACTACCGGGTCGCGGCGCCCGATCTGGACACGGTCTACGTCAAGTCGCTCAAGGTCGCCCGGGACGGGGTGCACGTCGCGGTGGTGATCAAGAACGGCCTGGAGGAGCAGGTGTCGATCGGCACGGTCGTCGGCCGGGAGGGCAGCACCAGGATCACTGACCTGCAGCCCGTGGTGAACGGCGGCGACAGCCAGACGATCGACGACATCGCCTGGAAGGACGGCAAGACCCTCTACGTGCTGACCGGCAAGTCCGACCTGCTGGAGGCGTCGGCCACCGCGGAGCCCAAGACCCTGGCCTCCGACTCCCGGATCGAGAGCATCACCGCCCTGGACGGCTCCCTGCTGGCCGGGGCCGAGGACGACAACGGCAACCGGCAGGTCCTCTACTGGAACCGCAACTCGGCCAAGTGGGAACCCATGGTCAAGGACGAGACCGGATCCATCGCCTTCACCGAGAAGGACGGCCCCTCCTCCCCGGCCTACCCCCTGGGCTGA
- the mtrB gene encoding MtrAB system histidine kinase MtrB has protein sequence MPSSPKKRRRTLRQVVRGVRRRARRAAGGVRRVWRRSLQLRVVTSTMVISIAVVAVLGVFLMQQIIATTLEARERAAKSEAQADRIAVLSYLNQPLGDDSKPSADSGDLLHRGGDSPLGQAVEALAGRAGSAGSATRYSVIIRNDNRPGEFYGTTNIDASSVPSGLRDEVFKKEAGQNSIHYGNLYYEGTREPTRGLVIGTRLDTSGTMLDSGYEIYHLIPLDKEEETLNSVLRMLVVVGVALVLLLAAVASLVTRQVVTPVRLTRQAAERLAAGRLDERLKVRGEDDLARLATSFNEMAANLALKIHQLEELSHVQRQFVSDVSHELRTPLTTVRMAADLLYDAREDFDPMAARSAELMQNQLNRFESMLADLLEISRYDAGAAELDVDPVDVRDVVLRAVADSEALAERHSTRFDLRLPSEPCMAEMDSRRVERILRNLLFNAIEHGEGRDIIVSVGADRDAVAVAVRDHGVGLKPGEENMVFDRFWRADPSRARTIGGTGLGLAISREDAMLHGGWLQAWGAQGEGSQFRLSLPRVAGAPLRGSPLSLVPPEVEMRRTWRGHMTPVLSPAVADGGDDAG, from the coding sequence ATGCCTTCCTCCCCGAAGAAGCGCCGCCGCACCCTGCGCCAGGTGGTGCGGGGCGTCCGCCGGCGGGCCCGCCGCGCCGCGGGGGGCGTGCGCCGGGTCTGGCGCCGCTCCCTGCAGCTCCGCGTCGTCACCAGCACGATGGTCATCTCCATCGCGGTGGTCGCCGTGCTGGGGGTCTTCCTCATGCAGCAGATCATCGCGACGACGCTGGAGGCCCGGGAACGGGCGGCCAAGAGCGAGGCGCAGGCCGACCGGATCGCGGTGCTCAGCTATCTGAACCAGCCGCTCGGCGACGACTCCAAGCCGTCCGCCGACTCGGGCGACCTGCTCCATCGGGGCGGTGACAGCCCGCTCGGCCAGGCGGTGGAGGCCCTCGCCGGGCGCGCCGGGTCCGCCGGGTCCGCCACCCGCTACTCGGTGATCATCCGCAACGACAACCGGCCCGGGGAGTTCTACGGCACCACGAACATCGACGCGAGCAGCGTCCCGTCCGGGCTGCGCGACGAGGTGTTCAAGAAGGAGGCCGGCCAGAACAGCATCCACTACGGAAACCTGTACTACGAGGGCACGCGCGAGCCGACGCGGGGCCTGGTGATCGGCACCCGCCTCGACACCTCCGGCACCATGCTGGACAGCGGATACGAGATCTACCACCTGATCCCGCTGGACAAGGAGGAGGAGACCCTCAACTCGGTCCTGCGGATGCTCGTCGTCGTCGGGGTCGCCCTGGTGCTGCTGCTGGCCGCCGTCGCCTCGCTGGTCACCCGCCAGGTGGTCACTCCGGTACGGCTGACGCGGCAGGCCGCCGAGCGGCTGGCCGCCGGGCGCCTGGACGAGCGGCTGAAGGTCCGCGGCGAGGACGACCTGGCCCGCCTGGCCACCTCCTTCAACGAGATGGCCGCCAACCTGGCGTTGAAGATCCACCAGTTGGAGGAGCTCTCCCACGTCCAGCGGCAGTTCGTCTCCGACGTCTCGCACGAGCTGCGCACCCCGCTGACCACCGTGCGGATGGCCGCCGACCTGCTCTACGACGCCCGTGAGGATTTCGACCCGATGGCCGCCCGCTCGGCCGAGCTGATGCAGAACCAGCTCAACCGGTTCGAGTCGATGCTCGCCGACCTGCTGGAGATCAGCCGCTACGACGCGGGCGCGGCCGAGCTGGACGTCGACCCGGTCGACGTCAGGGACGTGGTGCTGCGCGCGGTCGCCGACTCCGAGGCGCTGGCCGAGCGCCACTCCACCCGGTTCGACCTGCGCCTGCCGAGCGAGCCCTGCATGGCCGAGATGGACAGCCGCCGGGTCGAGCGCATCCTGCGCAACCTGCTGTTCAACGCCATCGAGCACGGCGAGGGCCGCGACATCATCGTCTCGGTCGGCGCCGACCGGGACGCGGTGGCGGTGGCCGTACGGGACCACGGGGTGGGGCTCAAGCCCGGCGAGGAGAACATGGTCTTCGACCGGTTCTGGCGGGCCGACCCCTCGCGCGCGCGGACGATCGGGGGCACCGGCCTGGGCCTGGCGATCTCCCGCGAGGACGCGATGCTGCACGGCGGCTGGCTGCAGGCGTGGGGGGCGCAGGGTGAGGGGTCGCAGTTCCGGCTCTCGCTGCCCCGGGTGGCCGGGGCGCCGCTGCGGGGATCGCCGCTGTCGCTGGTCCCACCCGAGGTGGAGATGCGGCGGACGTGGCGGGGACACATGACCCCGGTGCTGTCACCGGCGGTCGCCGATGGGGGAGACGATGCAGGCTAG
- the mtrA gene encoding MtrAB system response regulator MtrA, which produces MKGRVLVVDDDAALAEMLGIVLRGEGFEPSFVSDGDKALDAFRDTRPDLVLLDLMLPGADGIDVCRRIRAESGVPIVMLTAKSDTIDVVLGLESGADDYIVKPFKPKELVARVRARLRRTDEPTPEILQIGDITIDVAGHSVKRDEETINLTPLEFDLLVALARKPRQVFTREVLLEQVWGYRHAADTRLVNVHVQRLRAKIEKDPEHPEIVVTVRGVGYKAGPA; this is translated from the coding sequence ATGAAAGGACGCGTGCTGGTCGTCGACGACGACGCCGCTCTCGCCGAGATGCTCGGCATCGTGCTGCGCGGGGAGGGCTTCGAACCTTCCTTCGTCTCCGACGGTGACAAGGCGCTCGACGCGTTCCGCGACACCCGGCCGGATCTGGTCCTGCTCGACCTGATGCTGCCCGGCGCCGACGGCATCGACGTCTGCCGTCGCATCCGCGCCGAGTCCGGTGTGCCGATCGTCATGCTGACGGCCAAGAGCGACACCATCGACGTGGTGCTCGGCCTGGAGTCGGGGGCCGACGACTACATCGTCAAGCCGTTCAAGCCCAAGGAGCTGGTGGCCCGGGTCCGCGCGCGGCTGCGCCGGACCGACGAGCCGACGCCGGAGATCCTCCAGATCGGCGACATCACCATCGACGTCGCCGGCCACTCGGTCAAGCGCGACGAGGAGACCATCAACCTCACCCCGCTGGAGTTCGACCTGCTGGTCGCGCTGGCCCGCAAGCCGCGCCAGGTCTTCACCCGCGAGGTCCTGCTGGAGCAGGTCTGGGGATACCGGCACGCCGCCGACACCCGCCTGGTCAACGTGCACGTCCAGCGGCTCCGTGCCAAGATCGAGAAGGACCCCGAGCACCCCGAGATCGTGGTGACGGTCCGCGGGGTCGGTTACAAGGCCGGCCCGGCCTGA
- a CDS encoding glycerophosphoryl diester phosphodiesterase membrane domain-containing protein, whose translation MSDGHGSTPDTPPGWASNQPPPYGNAPGSPWTAPGSAPGATAPQQPQPPYGPPGPPYQPGPYQQGPYGPPPHGHHTPPAMRPGIIPLRPLGLGDILDGAIKLIRSNPGAVLGLSAIAAALGAIPVAIGQALLLGQAGAAFDDPSVLENQEVGFLSQYGGTLISYAVQFIAVTLLTGVLTRILGRAVFGGKMTVGEAWKLTRGRVPTLFGLVIVGMVLLLLPLALVIAIITGLGAAGADLATLFLVGALVVLGFVAYSLFITTRLALAASVAVLERRGVAESLRRSWRLVSGGFWRTLGILLLTQIIAGVVALALSFPFTLAGTFVGMFGAGSTGSLIGAAVLIAVGGTVSAMITYPFQAGVNGLLYADRRMRAEAFDLVLQTAAIEQQRQGWVHASADDLWDPSVTPAGAGRGAPWHSS comes from the coding sequence ATGTCAGACGGTCACGGCTCCACTCCCGACACGCCACCCGGCTGGGCGTCCAACCAACCTCCGCCGTACGGCAACGCCCCGGGGTCGCCGTGGACCGCGCCCGGCTCGGCACCGGGCGCGACGGCGCCGCAGCAGCCGCAGCCCCCCTACGGCCCGCCGGGCCCGCCGTACCAGCCGGGCCCGTACCAGCAGGGCCCGTACGGCCCGCCGCCCCACGGCCACCACACGCCCCCCGCGATGCGGCCGGGGATCATCCCGCTGCGCCCGCTCGGCCTCGGCGACATCCTCGACGGCGCGATCAAGCTGATCCGCTCCAACCCCGGCGCCGTCCTGGGCCTGTCGGCGATCGCCGCCGCGCTCGGGGCGATCCCGGTGGCGATCGGCCAGGCGCTGCTGCTGGGCCAGGCGGGCGCGGCCTTCGACGACCCCTCCGTGCTGGAGAACCAGGAGGTGGGCTTCCTCTCCCAGTACGGCGGGACCCTGATCTCCTACGCGGTCCAGTTCATCGCGGTCACCCTGCTCACCGGCGTGCTGACCCGGATCCTGGGCCGGGCGGTCTTCGGCGGCAAGATGACGGTGGGCGAGGCCTGGAAGCTGACCCGCGGCCGGGTGCCCACGCTGTTCGGGCTGGTGATCGTCGGCATGGTGCTCCTGCTGCTCCCGCTGGCCCTGGTCATCGCGATCATCACCGGGCTCGGCGCGGCGGGCGCCGATCTCGCGACGCTGTTCCTGGTGGGCGCGCTGGTGGTGCTGGGCTTCGTCGCCTACTCGCTGTTCATCACCACCCGCCTGGCGCTCGCGGCGTCGGTGGCGGTGCTGGAGCGGCGCGGCGTCGCCGAGTCCCTGCGCAGGTCGTGGCGGCTGGTCAGCGGCGGTTTCTGGCGGACGCTCGGCATCCTGCTGCTGACCCAGATCATCGCGGGCGTGGTCGCCCTGGCGCTCTCCTTCCCCTTCACCCTCGCGGGGACCTTCGTCGGCATGTTCGGCGCGGGCTCCACCGGTTCGCTGATCGGCGCGGCGGTCCTGATCGCCGTCGGCGGCACCGTCAGCGCGATGATCACTTACCCGTTCCAGGCCGGCGTCAACGGCCTGCTCTACGCCGACCGGCGGATGCGCGCCGAGGCGTTCGACCTGGTGCTGCAGACCGCGGCGATCGAGCAGCAGCGCCAGGGCTGGGTGCACGCCTCCGCCGACGACCTGTGGGACCCGTCCGTCACGCCCGCCGGAGCCGGCCGGGGAGCCCCGTGGCACAGTTCCTGA
- a CDS encoding DUF4129 domain-containing protein: MAQFLSHLTLLTSPVDIDRDQARREAVQELLKPEYARESPVDRVTRAVDQFLGDLLDQESVGAVGSVAARIVLVVLVIAAVVAVVVIARRTAGGGAARQEGIFGDRRRTAAEHRDAAERLAAEGRWAEAVRERLRAVARDLEDRVIVDSTPGRTAGELAAEAGRALPAFASDLAAAARVFDDVTYGEVPGTAESYGVLRDLDERLRTARPTLGAAAEAVTP, from the coding sequence GTGGCACAGTTCCTGAGCCACCTGACGCTCCTGACGTCCCCGGTCGACATCGACCGGGACCAGGCCCGGCGCGAGGCGGTCCAGGAGCTGCTCAAGCCCGAATACGCCAGGGAGTCGCCGGTCGACCGCGTCACGCGGGCCGTGGACCAGTTCCTGGGCGACCTGCTGGACCAGGAGTCCGTGGGCGCCGTCGGCAGCGTGGCCGCGCGGATCGTCCTGGTCGTGCTCGTGATCGCCGCCGTCGTGGCGGTCGTCGTGATCGCGCGCAGGACCGCCGGAGGCGGCGCCGCGCGCCAGGAGGGGATCTTCGGGGACCGCCGCCGCACCGCCGCCGAGCACCGCGACGCCGCCGAACGGCTGGCCGCCGAGGGTCGGTGGGCCGAGGCCGTCCGCGAACGGCTCAGGGCCGTCGCCCGGGATCTGGAGGACCGCGTCATCGTCGACTCGACACCCGGCCGCACCGCGGGCGAGCTGGCCGCCGAGGCGGGCCGCGCGCTGCCCGCCTTCGCCTCCGACCTGGCCGCCGCGGCCCGGGTCTTCGACGACGTGACCTACGGCGAGGTGCCGGGCACGGCCGAGTCCTACGGGGTCCTGCGCGACCTCGACGAGCGCCTGCGCACGGCCCGGCCGACGCTCGGCGCCGCCGCGGAGGCGGTGACCCCATGA
- a CDS encoding DUF4350 domain-containing protein, protein MSLAAAPGTGSTSTSPTAAGLWRSGRGFLLVALIVVAGAVIGVLLSGSGAGRPLDPADTSLSGGKGLAQLLRAHGVRVTRVTSVAEVEAAGPGDHTLLLSDTSFLTEEAAERLGAIRADLLVVGAQPHQELLTPGMSPTENVRTRSREPRCDLPAATRAGSAHMGGTAFTVPAGATGCYPARGASTLVSHTGAGRTVTVVGDGAFMTNLRLAEDGNAALALNLAGARPALIWLVAPEAAAGTTGEQGFYGMIPEGVRWAVVQVGVVVVLLALWRGRRLGPVVAERLPVVVRAAETVEGRARLYRARRARDRAATALRTSFVDRVTPRLGLPSAAGPEAKVEAIAGRTGQAGFHVGAALYGPPPADEAGLVALAAYLDMLERQVKES, encoded by the coding sequence ATGAGCCTCGCCGCCGCCCCGGGGACCGGGTCGACGTCCACCTCCCCGACCGCCGCGGGCCTGTGGCGCAGTGGCCGGGGCTTCCTGCTGGTCGCGCTGATCGTGGTCGCCGGCGCCGTCATCGGCGTGCTGCTCAGCGGCTCCGGCGCGGGCCGGCCGCTCGACCCCGCCGACACCTCGCTGTCCGGCGGCAAGGGGCTGGCCCAGCTGCTGCGGGCCCACGGCGTGCGGGTCACCCGGGTCACCTCGGTCGCCGAGGTGGAGGCCGCCGGCCCCGGCGACCACACGCTGCTGCTCAGCGACACCTCCTTCCTCACCGAGGAAGCGGCCGAGCGGCTCGGCGCGATCCGCGCCGACCTGCTCGTGGTCGGCGCGCAGCCGCACCAGGAACTGCTCACCCCGGGCATGAGCCCCACCGAGAACGTGCGGACGCGCTCCCGCGAGCCCCGGTGCGACCTGCCGGCCGCGACCCGGGCGGGCAGCGCCCACATGGGCGGCACCGCCTTCACCGTCCCGGCGGGGGCGACCGGCTGTTACCCGGCCCGCGGCGCGTCCACCCTGGTCAGCCACACCGGCGCGGGCAGGACGGTCACGGTCGTGGGCGACGGGGCGTTCATGACCAACCTGCGGCTGGCCGAGGACGGCAACGCCGCCCTGGCCCTGAACCTCGCCGGGGCCAGGCCCGCCCTGATCTGGCTGGTGGCCCCCGAGGCCGCCGCGGGCACCACGGGCGAGCAGGGCTTCTACGGCATGATCCCCGAGGGGGTCAGATGGGCCGTGGTGCAGGTGGGCGTCGTGGTCGTCCTGCTGGCACTCTGGCGGGGCCGCCGGCTCGGCCCGGTGGTGGCCGAGCGGCTGCCCGTCGTGGTCAGGGCGGCCGAGACGGTGGAGGGCCGGGCCAGGCTCTACCGGGCCAGGCGGGCCCGCGACAGGGCAGCCACCGCCCTGCGCACGAGTTTCGTCGACCGGGTCACCCCCCGGCTCGGCCTGCCCTCCGCGGCCGGGCCGGAGGCGAAGGTCGAGGCGATCGCCGGACGGACCGGGCAGGCGGGCTTCCACGTGGGCGCCGCCCTGTACGGCCCGCCGCCGGCTGACGAGGCCGGGCTGGTAGCCCTGGCCGCATATCTGGACATGTTGGAGAGGCAGGTCAAAGAGTCGTGA
- a CDS encoding AAA family ATPase has product MTTPPEHGGPAETPGADAARDALGSLRAEVSKAVVGQDAVVTGLVIALLCRGHVLLEGVPGVAKTLLVRTLAAALSLDFKRVQFTPDLMPGDVTGSLIYDAKTSEFEFRQGPVFTNLLLADEINRTPPKTQAALLEAMEERQVSVDGKPRRLPEPFIVAATQNPVEYEGTYQLPEAQLDRFLLKLTVPLPPREQEIAVLERHALGFDPRDLSHVKAVATIADLDAGRAAVSRVHAGPEVLGYIVDIARATRQSPSLQLGVSPRGATALLAGARAWAWLSGRSYVTPDDVKALARPSMRHRIQLRPEAELEGATADGLIDAILASVPVPR; this is encoded by the coding sequence GTGACCACGCCACCGGAGCACGGCGGCCCGGCGGAGACGCCCGGCGCGGACGCCGCCCGAGACGCGCTGGGGAGCCTGCGCGCCGAGGTCTCCAAGGCCGTCGTCGGCCAGGACGCCGTGGTCACCGGGCTGGTGATCGCGCTCCTGTGCCGGGGGCACGTGCTGCTCGAAGGCGTGCCGGGCGTGGCCAAGACCCTGCTGGTCAGGACCCTGGCGGCGGCGCTCTCGCTGGACTTCAAGCGGGTGCAGTTCACTCCCGACCTGATGCCGGGCGACGTCACCGGCTCCTTGATCTACGACGCGAAGACGTCGGAGTTCGAGTTCCGGCAGGGGCCGGTCTTCACCAACCTGCTGCTCGCCGACGAGATCAACCGCACGCCCCCCAAGACGCAGGCGGCGCTGCTGGAGGCGATGGAGGAGCGGCAGGTCAGCGTGGACGGCAAGCCGCGCAGGCTGCCCGAGCCGTTCATCGTGGCCGCCACCCAGAACCCCGTCGAGTACGAGGGCACCTACCAGCTCCCCGAGGCGCAGCTCGACCGGTTCCTGCTCAAGCTGACCGTCCCGCTGCCGCCCCGCGAGCAGGAGATCGCGGTGCTGGAGCGGCACGCGCTGGGCTTCGACCCGCGCGACCTGTCCCACGTCAAGGCCGTGGCCACCATCGCCGACCTGGATGCCGGTCGCGCGGCGGTCAGCCGGGTCCACGCCGGCCCCGAGGTGCTCGGCTACATCGTCGACATCGCCAGGGCCACCCGCCAGTCGCCGTCGCTGCAGCTCGGCGTCTCGCCGCGTGGCGCCACCGCGCTGCTGGCCGGGGCCCGGGCCTGGGCCTGGCTGTCCGGCCGCTCCTACGTGACCCCGGACGACGTCAAGGCGCTGGCCAGGCCGTCGATGCGGCACCGGATCCAGCTCCGGCCCGAGGCCGAGCTGGAGGGCGCGACCGCCGACGGCCTGATCGACGCCATCCTCGCCTCCGTCCCCGTCCCCCGCTGA